A single window of Granulibacter bethesdensis DNA harbors:
- a CDS encoding HAMP domain-containing sensor histidine kinase, with protein MPSLPRRSLLRRWSLWLRAFRRNLSLVPSASVRFAMLYAGLFAISALALAVFLWWTTAGLLNRQTETAILTDAQGLAERWNDGGLPALVQGIQERLSENLDDDAIYLLTDPEQRRIAGNLAHWPSQMNTTNTWFELSIQRAGTKSLARIRRFDLPSGFHLLIGRDVQARARLRDLLTGSLVWAMVVVVALSIAGALVVRGLFRRSLADISSVAAAIGAGNLTRRVKLSGRGDEFDRLAETVNDMLDRIGRLMEGVKQVSNAIAHDLRTPIARVRARLEDALTYSEEDTKLAAAVERAIADLDGVTAIFQGLLRIAEIESGARRSAFATTDLQPILADLCELYEPLAEEKNLLFVFDCPNPLPIFGDRSLLQQALANMLDNAIKFLPTGGTLHLSGWRNGADIFALVADNGPGIPEADRNRATERFFRGETARSTPGSGLGLALVQAVAQLHGGVLRLEDNNPGLRAVLILHAAAPKTLSDGEEADKSTIHLQLGKI; from the coding sequence TTGCCCTCCCTTCCCCGGCGGTCCCTGCTGCGCCGCTGGAGTCTGTGGCTGCGGGCCTTCCGGCGCAATCTCTCGCTGGTGCCCTCCGCCAGCGTGCGCTTCGCCATGCTCTATGCGGGGCTGTTCGCCATCAGCGCCCTGGCTCTGGCGGTTTTTCTGTGGTGGACCACGGCCGGTCTGCTGAACCGCCAGACCGAGACAGCCATTCTCACCGATGCACAGGGGCTGGCGGAGCGCTGGAACGATGGTGGACTGCCTGCCCTTGTGCAGGGGATTCAGGAACGTCTCAGTGAAAATCTGGATGATGATGCGATCTATCTACTGACTGATCCCGAGCAGAGGCGAATCGCCGGTAATCTGGCGCATTGGCCAAGCCAGATGAACACGACCAATACCTGGTTCGAATTGTCGATCCAACGGGCCGGAACCAAGTCTCTGGCGCGTATCCGCCGCTTCGACCTGCCCAGCGGCTTTCATCTTCTGATCGGGCGCGATGTACAGGCGCGGGCACGGCTGCGGGATCTGCTGACCGGATCGCTGGTCTGGGCCATGGTGGTCGTTGTCGCCCTGAGCATTGCGGGGGCTTTGGTGGTCAGGGGGCTGTTCCGGCGGTCACTGGCCGATATCTCCTCTGTTGCCGCCGCCATCGGGGCCGGGAACTTAACCCGCCGTGTCAAACTCTCCGGGCGGGGAGACGAGTTTGATCGTCTGGCCGAAACCGTCAATGACATGCTGGACCGGATCGGTCGTCTGATGGAGGGCGTGAAGCAGGTCTCCAACGCCATCGCCCACGATCTGCGCACCCCCATTGCCCGGGTCCGCGCCCGTCTGGAAGATGCGCTGACCTATAGCGAGGAAGACACCAAACTGGCTGCCGCGGTCGAGCGCGCCATTGCCGATCTGGATGGTGTCACCGCAATTTTTCAGGGCCTGTTGCGGATCGCGGAAATTGAAAGCGGCGCGAGACGATCAGCTTTTGCCACCACGGACCTTCAACCCATTCTGGCTGATCTCTGTGAGCTGTACGAACCGCTGGCCGAAGAGAAAAACCTTCTGTTCGTGTTCGACTGCCCCAATCCGCTGCCGATTTTCGGTGATCGCAGCCTGCTGCAACAGGCTTTGGCAAATATGCTCGACAATGCCATCAAATTCCTTCCCACCGGCGGCACGCTGCATTTGAGCGGCTGGCGTAATGGAGCAGATATTTTTGCACTGGTTGCAGATAACGGCCCCGGTATTCCGGAAGCCGACCGCAACCGGGCGACAGAGCGTTTTTTCCGCGGTGAAACAGCGCGCAGCACGCCCGGATCAGGTCTTGGTCTCGCTCTGGTGCAAGCAGTGGCTCAACTACATGGTGGTGTCCTGCGACTTGAAGATAACAACCCCGGCCTGCGTGCCGTGCTCATCCTGCATGCGGCCGCGCCAAAGACTTTATCTGACGGAGAGGAGGCAGACAAATCCACAATTCACCTGCAGCTCGGAAAGATATAA
- a CDS encoding response regulator transcription factor, translating into MRILLVEDDKDVAGFIVKGLREAGHTVEHRDNGRDGLFMAASENFDAIVLDRMLPGGIDGLRLLETLRSQDVNTPVLFLSALSGVDERVKGLKAGGDDYLSKPFAFSELLARVEALTRRGKTDAPTTKLVVADLEMDLLSRGVKRGGQKIDLQPREFRLLEFLMRHADQVVTRTMLLEGVWDYHFDPQTNVIDVHVSRLRQKVDKPFTVSLIHTVRNAGYMLRADG; encoded by the coding sequence ATGCGCATTTTACTTGTTGAAGACGATAAGGACGTAGCCGGCTTCATCGTGAAAGGACTGCGCGAGGCAGGCCATACGGTAGAGCACCGGGATAACGGACGGGACGGGCTGTTCATGGCCGCCAGCGAAAATTTCGATGCCATCGTGCTCGATCGTATGCTGCCGGGCGGCATCGATGGTCTGCGCCTGCTGGAAACCCTGCGCAGCCAGGATGTCAATACACCGGTTCTGTTTCTCTCCGCGCTCAGTGGTGTGGATGAGAGAGTGAAAGGGTTGAAAGCGGGCGGCGATGACTACCTCTCCAAACCCTTCGCCTTTTCCGAGCTGCTGGCCCGTGTGGAAGCACTGACCCGACGCGGCAAGACCGATGCCCCGACCACCAAGCTGGTGGTTGCAGATCTGGAAATGGATCTGCTGTCCCGCGGCGTAAAGCGCGGCGGCCAGAAAATAGACCTTCAGCCACGGGAGTTTCGTCTGCTGGAATTCCTGATGCGCCATGCCGATCAGGTCGTGACCCGCACCATGCTGCTGGAAGGCGTATGGGATTATCATTTCGACCCGCAGACCAACGTGATCGACGTCCATGTCTCCCGCCTGCGACAGAAAGTGGACAAACCCTTTACCGTCAGCCTGATCCATACCGTGCGAAACGCCGGCTATATGCTCCGGGCGGATGGCTGA
- a CDS encoding trypsin-like peptidase domain-containing protein yields the protein MLAAILLSTSACQARTAPDSFAPLVKKIMPAVVNIAVTESLSPQEALAQMPPELKGTPFEKQFRDKLRGRREQVMGAGSGFILDPSGIIITNNHVVGHADRIIVSLSDGSELPARVLGIDDLTDIAVIKVNTSRPLPYVTWGDSHVVEVGDWILAAGNPFGLGGSVTAGIVSARGRDIGAGPFDDFLQLDAPINPGNSGGPTFNMAGQVVGLNTAIVSPTGGSVGIGFAIPAELAAHVVEILRSKGHIDRGWLGVAVEDSSQTDMAGVLIASVDRNGPAARSGLRAGDLVEAVNGAAVQSARSLIRAIAAIPPGSTARLTVQRQGRDVDIEITVGRRPAEHAG from the coding sequence ATGCTGGCGGCAATACTGCTGTCCACCAGCGCCTGTCAGGCTCGCACGGCACCGGACAGCTTTGCCCCGCTGGTCAAGAAAATCATGCCGGCCGTGGTGAATATCGCCGTTACCGAATCGCTCTCACCACAGGAAGCACTGGCGCAGATGCCGCCAGAGCTGAAAGGCACGCCGTTCGAAAAGCAGTTTCGCGACAAACTGCGTGGACGGAGGGAACAGGTCATGGGGGCAGGATCGGGCTTCATCCTCGATCCATCGGGCATCATCATCACCAATAACCATGTGGTCGGCCATGCCGACCGTATCATCGTCTCCCTCTCCGATGGTTCGGAACTTCCGGCCCGTGTGCTGGGGATTGACGATCTGACCGATATTGCCGTCATCAAGGTGAATACCAGCCGCCCGCTGCCCTATGTCACATGGGGCGACAGCCATGTGGTGGAGGTCGGGGACTGGATTCTTGCCGCCGGGAATCCTTTCGGGCTGGGCGGGTCCGTCACTGCGGGGATCGTATCCGCTCGCGGGCGCGACATCGGGGCAGGCCCGTTCGACGATTTTCTGCAGCTTGATGCACCCATCAATCCCGGCAATTCCGGCGGCCCAACCTTTAATATGGCCGGGCAGGTAGTCGGGCTGAACACCGCCATCGTCTCCCCCACTGGCGGCTCCGTCGGAATCGGCTTCGCCATCCCTGCCGAACTGGCCGCCCATGTGGTGGAAATCCTGCGCAGCAAAGGCCATATCGACCGCGGCTGGCTGGGGGTCGCCGTTGAGGATTCCAGCCAGACCGATATGGCAGGCGTGCTGATCGCCAGTGTCGACAGAAATGGACCAGCAGCGCGGAGCGGGCTTCGTGCTGGCGATCTGGTGGAGGCCGTCAACGGCGCTGCCGTGCAGAGCGCCCGCAGTCTGATCCGCGCCATTGCCGCCATACCCCCCGGCAGCACTGCCCGCCTAACAGTACAGCGTCAGGGACGTGACGTCGATATAGAGATCACCGTCGGTCGCCGACCGGCAGAACACGCAGGCTGA